In the Cucurbita pepo subsp. pepo cultivar mu-cu-16 unplaced genomic scaffold, ASM280686v2 Cp4.1_scaffold000317, whole genome shotgun sequence genome, one interval contains:
- the LOC111784978 gene encoding probable xyloglucan endotransglucosylase/hydrolase protein 5, which yields MAFNLHLPLLFLLSIAYSALGAVPKKPMDVPFGRNYVPTWAFDHIKYNNGGSQVDLVLDKYTGTGFQSKGSYLFGHFSMSMKLVGGDSAGVVTAFYLSSQNSEHDEIDFEFLGNRTGQPPILQTNVFTGGKGDREQRIYLWFDPSKDYHTYSVLWNLYMIVFFVDDVPIRVFKNSKDLGVKFPFDQPMKIYSSLWNADDWATRGGLEKTDWSKAPFVASYKGFHVDGCESSVQAKFCATQGKRWWDQKEFQDLDGLQYRRLNWVRKKYTIYNYCTDRKRYPTLPPECKRDRDI from the exons ATGGCCTTCAATCTCCACCTTcccctcctcttcctcctctctaTCGCTTATTCCGCTCTGGGTGCCGTCCCCAAAAAGCCCATGGACGTCCCATTCGGTCGAAACTACGTCCCCACTTGGGCTTTCGACCACATCAAGTATAACAATGGCGGCTCCCAGGTCGACCTCGTCCTCGACAAATACACCGGCACTGGCTTCCAGTCCAAGGGCTCCTACTTGTTCGGCCATTTCAGCATGAGCATGAAGCTCGTCGGAGGCGACTCTGCCGGAGTCGTCACTGCTTTCTAT CTCTCTTCCCAAAACTCAGAACACGACGAAATCGATTTCGAGTTTTTGGGGAACAGAACAGGGCAGCCTCCGATTCTTCAAACCAACGTCTTCACCGGCGGGAAAGGCGACAGAGAGCAAAGGATTTACCTCTGGTTCGACCCATCCAAGGACTACCACACCTACTCCGTCCTCTGGAACTTATACATGATAGT GTTCTTTGTGGACGATGTGCCAATCAGAGTGTTCAAGAACAGCAAAGACCTAGGCGTGAAGTTCCCATTCGACCAGCCAATGAAGATATACTCGAGCCTATGGAACGCGGACGACTGGGCAACCAGGGGGGGATTGGAGAAGACAGACTGGTCCAAGGCACCATTCGTAGCGTCGTACAAGGGGTTCCACGTGGACGGGTGTGAGTCGTCAGTTCAGGCCAAGTTTTGCGCGACGCAAGGGAAACGATGGTGGGACCAAAAGGAGTTCCAAGACCTGGACGGGTTGCAGTACCGGAGGCTGAACTGGGTGCGGAAGAAGTACACCATTTACAATTACTGCACCGATAGGAAGCGCTACCCAACCCTCCCACCGGAGTGCAAGCGGGACAGAGATATCTAG
- the LOC111784979 gene encoding sugar transport protein 13-like produces the protein MHSAGFAAPPLQDAIELEAKITPVVIIYSIMVASGGLVFGYDVGISGGVISMQIFLEEFFPVGEERSQEAEMNNNYCRYEDQGMQIFTSSLFLTALISTFYASNTTRHRGRKTTMLIAGLLFLVGIILSASARSLPMLIVGRIFLGSGVGFANQAVPLFISEIAPSRIRGALNILFQFDMTLGILFGDLTIFTTSKMEGEWGWRITLGLAGVPALLFTLGAILVDETPNSLIERGHLEEGKSVLRKIRGTDNIEPEYMAILSASSISQKVEYPFEELLTGQNGAPLVIAIMIQVFQQFTGINAILLYTPLLFKTLGYGSAASLYSAIVTGVVNVVSTLVPIYFVDQSGRRKLLLVGGVQMFVCQTIIAIILGLKVRDNSNTLSQGMAFTMVLLLCLYVSSFAWSWGPMGWLVPSEIFPLETRSAGLSVTVCVNMMFTFLISQSFPSMLCEMKFGIFLFFSGWVLVMSLFVYYLLPETKGVPIEEMNERVWKQHWFWSKFMEGEMEEYSDECTQSEI, from the exons ATGCATTCAGCGGGTTTTGCAGCGCCTCCGCTTCAAGACGCCATCGAATTGGAGGCCAAGATCACTCCAGTGGTTATCATTTACTCTATAATGGTCGCCTCCGGAGGCCTCGTGTTCGGCTATGACGTTGGCATTTCTG GGGGAGTGATATCGATGCAAATATTCTTGGAGGAGTTCTTTCCCGTGGGTGAAGAGAGGTCTCAAGAGGCAGAGATGAACAACAATTATTGTAGATACGAAGATCAGGGCATGCAGATCTTCACCTCTTCTTTGTTTCTCACAGCTCTGATTTCCACTTTCTACGCTTCTAATACCACCAGACATCGTGGTCGGAAAACCACCATGCTTATTGCCGGACTTCTCTTCCTTGTCGGTATCATTCTAAGCGCCTCTGCTCGATCCCTCCCAATGCTCATTGTTGGAAGAATTTTTCTGGGTTCTGGAGTTGGGTTTGCCAACCAG GCTGTGCCCCTGTTTATCTCAGAAATAGCTCCCTCCAGGATTCGTGGAGCGCTCAATATACTGTTCCAATTCGACATGACCCTCGGCATTCTTTTTGGGGACTTGACAATTTTCACCACATCCAA GATGGAAGGCGAATGGGGATGGAGGATAACACTGGGTTTGGCCGGCGTTCCTGCTCTGTTATTCACTCTGGGAGCGATCTTGGTTGATGAGACACCAAATAGTTTGATCGAACGTGGGCATTTGGAGGAAGGGAAATCAGTGCTACGAAAGATTAGAGGCACTGACAACATTGAACCTGAATACATGGCGATCTTGAGTGCAAGTAGCATTTCCCAGAAAGTGGAATATCCTTTTGAAGAGCTTCTCACGGGCCAAAATGGGGCGCCATTGGTTATAGCAATAATGATACAGGTTTTCCAGCAATTTACTGGAATAAACGCGATCTTGTTATACACTCCACTTCTATTCAAGACGTTAGGCTACGGCAGCGCTGCGTCTCTATACTCTGCCATCGTAACAGGGGTGGTTAATGTTGTGTCCACGTTGGTCCCAATTTACTTTGTGGACCAGAGCGGGCGAAGAAAGCTGCTATTAGTGGGCGGAGTCCAAATGTTCGTTTGTCAAACAATTATTGCAATCATATTAGGGCTGAAAGTGAGAGACAATTCCAACACTTTGTCTCAGGGGATGGCCTTTACGATGGTGCTATTGCTGTGCCTGTATGTGTCATCCTTCGCTTGGTCATGGGGTCCAATGGGATGGCTGGTTCCAAGTGAAATATTTCCATTGGAAACGCGGTCGGCTGGGCTAAGTGTGACAGTGTGTGTGAATATGATGTTCACGTTTTTGATTTCGCAGTCTTTTCCATCCATGCTTTGTGAAATGAAATTTGGGATCTTTCTGTTCTTCTCTGGTTGGGTGTTGGTAATGTCGTTGTTCGTGTATTATTTGCTGCCGGAGACAAAGGGTGTTCCGATTGAAGAGATGAACGAGAGAGTGTGGAAGCAACATTGGTTTTGGAGCAAATTTATGGAGGGTGAGATGGAAGAGTATTCAGATGAGTGTACACAGTCTGAAATCTAG